One genomic window of Paenisporosarcina antarctica includes the following:
- a CDS encoding YlmH family RNA-binding protein has protein sequence MEQVFQHFRKDEQPFIEQVSGWVRETQDRYAPKLTDFLDPRQQYIANSLIGQNDEVLTSVFGEFSEAERKRMLISPSYFVATNEDYGITMFSIKYPSKFIKLEHPDVLGTLMSLGLDRSKFGDIRVNDDRIEFAVASEVADFVSMHITSIGKSKVKVEELPLDHPYIENSDVWVEETHTVSSMRIDTIIASLFNVSRQKASMLIHSGKVKVNWSVREQPSFELHESDLLSIRGYGRIKIGLIEGRTKKDKIRLQISRIEPKS, from the coding sequence ATGGAACAAGTATTCCAACATTTTCGCAAAGATGAACAACCATTTATTGAGCAAGTTAGTGGGTGGGTTCGAGAAACCCAAGATCGCTATGCTCCGAAATTGACCGATTTTTTAGATCCAAGACAACAATATATTGCTAATTCTTTAATTGGACAAAATGACGAGGTTTTAACTTCCGTCTTTGGTGAATTTTCTGAAGCCGAACGAAAACGCATGCTTATATCACCATCTTACTTTGTTGCAACTAACGAAGACTATGGCATAACTATGTTTTCAATTAAATACCCATCAAAATTCATTAAACTAGAGCACCCAGATGTATTAGGTACACTCATGTCACTAGGACTTGATCGTTCAAAATTTGGTGATATTCGTGTAAATGATGATCGGATTGAATTTGCTGTAGCATCAGAAGTAGCGGATTTTGTTAGCATGCATATTACTTCGATTGGTAAATCTAAAGTAAAAGTGGAAGAATTGCCGCTTGATCATCCATATATAGAAAATAGTGATGTGTGGGTAGAAGAAACTCATACTGTGAGTTCGATGAGAATTGATACCATAATAGCTTCATTATTTAATGTCTCTAGACAAAAAGCCTCGATGCTAATTCATAGTGGTAAAGTAAAAGTGAATTGGTCCGTCCGCGAACAACCATCATTTGAGCTGCATGAATCAGATCTATTATCTATTAGAGGATATGGACGAATTAAAATTGGTTTAATTGAAGGACGCACAAAAAAAGATAAAATTCGACTTCAAATTAGTCGAATCGAGCCAAAATCGTGA